A single genomic interval of Halobacillus halophilus DSM 2266 harbors:
- a CDS encoding CHAD domain-containing protein, with protein MSGAFTRQIDKMGRLVIPKEIRDQLELSNQNLMLKPLSHKKGLKLSVTGEEGDSVKTLDSYGRLLIPADYRNELDWNQGKKIDVTFDHDYAVLQDQVQVCEICGSADSLVSVKKKLICEDCLGDGNEQVVGRWREYLQGLVDSYLEYCKLSLEQEDEESVHQARVHGRKIRAILEFIHVNSHPLVDRLNDAHKRLGKVRERDVFITEFEERAEQSSKEQHEEVYRQLSDQVGKKRLKHQKKLKNKLPEIIDDTFAEQWEHFKDKELRNYVLPLQVDERLQEFENGFAEAVEKYLEVSSQQGRVDEETLDALHSVRIISKKTRYIHNALHEIYASDYKEEAKYFKSFQRQLGEINDLKDWLEMFNKYRNEIDSKKKHIKAINQALLDELSSLVEELNLQESLQYSRQ; from the coding sequence ATGAGTGGAGCTTTCACAAGGCAAATCGACAAAATGGGCAGGCTGGTGATTCCCAAGGAAATCAGAGACCAGCTGGAATTATCGAATCAAAACCTTATGCTGAAGCCTTTGAGTCATAAAAAAGGATTAAAGCTTTCCGTAACAGGCGAGGAAGGCGACTCCGTTAAGACATTGGACAGCTATGGCCGCTTGCTTATTCCTGCTGACTATAGAAACGAGCTTGACTGGAATCAGGGAAAAAAGATTGATGTTACATTCGACCATGATTATGCTGTATTGCAAGATCAGGTTCAGGTTTGTGAAATTTGCGGATCAGCCGATTCGCTGGTGTCTGTTAAGAAGAAATTAATCTGTGAGGATTGTCTAGGAGATGGAAATGAGCAAGTAGTAGGCCGCTGGAGGGAATATCTTCAGGGATTAGTTGACTCCTATCTGGAGTACTGCAAACTTTCGCTTGAGCAGGAAGACGAGGAAAGTGTTCACCAGGCTCGTGTCCATGGGCGGAAAATCCGTGCCATTCTGGAGTTTATCCACGTCAACAGCCATCCACTAGTGGATCGTTTAAATGATGCCCATAAACGTTTAGGAAAAGTGAGAGAACGTGATGTGTTTATTACGGAGTTTGAAGAACGTGCGGAGCAATCTTCTAAGGAGCAGCATGAAGAAGTGTATCGTCAGCTCAGCGATCAGGTCGGTAAGAAAAGGCTGAAGCATCAAAAGAAACTTAAAAATAAACTGCCTGAAATCATCGACGATACTTTTGCGGAGCAGTGGGAGCATTTTAAAGATAAGGAGCTTCGAAATTATGTCCTGCCGCTTCAAGTAGACGAGAGGCTTCAGGAATTCGAAAACGGATTTGCTGAAGCCGTGGAGAAATATTTAGAAGTTTCTTCCCAACAGGGTCGTGTCGATGAAGAAACGCTCGATGCCTTACACTCCGTTAGGATTATCTCGAAAAAAACAAGGTACATTCATAATGCACTCCATGAAATTTATGCATCTGACTATAAGGAAGAAGCAAAATACTTTAAGTCTTTCCAAAGGCAGCTGGGTGAAATAAATGATTTAAAAGACTGGCTCGAGATGTTCAATAAATACCGAAACGAGATCGACAGTAAGAAAAAGCATATAAAAGCCATTAATCAAGCGTTGCTGGATGAACTCTCCAGCCTGGTAGAAGAATTGAATCTCCAAGAAAGCCTACAATACTCGAGACAGTAA
- a CDS encoding ATP-binding cassette domain-containing protein, protein MLALVGHNGAGKSTLIKTILGSREKSKGRISIHNLDQDQHYAAYKRQLSYIPEEPLLLSELTVYQHFQLYQKSYQIPEKRFEEKVAAYTKGFELTDKLNEYPESLSKGMRQKVQTICALLPDVSVLLIDEPFMGLDVYAGAYFEKLLKERRDKGDSILLTTHQLEKVKELANVYVMLKDGRVSGEGEVNEFHTLDRSGNHE, encoded by the coding sequence ATATTAGCTCTTGTCGGACATAACGGAGCTGGCAAATCTACGCTAATTAAAACCATATTAGGCTCACGGGAAAAGTCAAAGGGCAGAATTTCTATACATAATTTAGATCAGGATCAGCATTATGCCGCTTACAAAAGACAGCTAAGCTACATACCCGAAGAACCTCTACTACTCAGTGAGCTGACCGTATATCAACATTTCCAGTTATACCAAAAGAGCTATCAAATTCCAGAGAAACGTTTTGAAGAAAAAGTAGCTGCCTATACCAAAGGTTTTGAACTAACCGACAAATTGAATGAATATCCGGAATCATTGTCTAAAGGGATGAGGCAGAAAGTTCAAACGATATGCGCTTTATTGCCGGACGTTTCAGTACTGTTAATAGATGAACCTTTTATGGGTCTTGATGTCTATGCGGGAGCCTATTTTGAGAAGCTGTTAAAAGAACGACGGGACAAAGGCGACAGTATTCTGCTGACGACGCATCAGCTGGAAAAAGTAAAAGAGCTGGCCAATGTCTATGTGATGCTTAAAGATGGCAGGGTATCGGGTGAGGGAGAAGTTAATGAATTTCATACGTTAGACCGAAGTGGGAACCATGAATGA
- a CDS encoding ParM/StbA family protein, with product MTNSRIAAVDVGNDAVKANFGKLDSSLYIPNVVARDLEDRPVIGIEDLDEKDPLDNLHIRVHSPALRENNAIYRVGNLATKTTNSTELDPGSYKSEEDQTLIMLFASLALDAVREKNAQSAKNNVVEANYTLGTGLPLREVKEGKDVGYRSSLLGSVHQIEFLVTPKYQGMKVNLKFDEVKVYPEGFAAYVNLVMDNDLNIINKELIDKQILIQDIGGLSTDIAVIKNRNVDDDKAQGFNLGVAESLEMIREEILRKHGVELDSRRDVVDIITRKNDRHHIMVKGSRTNVHDITDRILLELAKKQYRFLRNVWQRNSQSEICYFVGGGSAVLKDYIKSLNNKLDGFNIEFFEDEEESIWMMANAYYKLISDFIRKNEKKNHGKNQEQGKKVEQKTGSSK from the coding sequence ATGACAAACTCAAGAATTGCAGCTGTGGATGTTGGTAATGATGCAGTTAAAGCAAACTTTGGAAAACTAGATTCATCTTTATATATTCCTAACGTGGTCGCTAGAGACTTAGAAGATCGTCCTGTTATCGGTATAGAGGACCTGGATGAAAAGGATCCACTCGATAATCTACATATTCGAGTGCATTCTCCAGCCTTAAGAGAGAATAATGCTATCTATCGTGTGGGGAATCTGGCTACGAAAACCACTAACTCTACTGAATTAGATCCAGGCAGCTATAAATCTGAGGAAGATCAGACACTTATTATGCTTTTTGCATCGCTTGCTTTGGATGCAGTTAGAGAGAAGAATGCACAATCGGCGAAGAATAATGTGGTAGAAGCTAACTACACATTGGGAACAGGACTGCCGCTTCGTGAAGTAAAAGAAGGCAAAGACGTAGGGTACCGTTCTTCCCTTCTTGGGTCTGTTCACCAGATTGAATTCCTTGTCACACCAAAATATCAGGGAATGAAAGTAAATCTTAAGTTTGATGAGGTTAAAGTTTATCCGGAAGGGTTTGCTGCCTACGTTAACTTAGTGATGGATAATGATTTGAATATCATTAACAAAGAATTGATCGACAAACAAATTCTAATCCAGGATATCGGCGGTCTTTCTACAGATATCGCCGTTATTAAAAATCGTAACGTTGATGATGATAAAGCGCAGGGCTTCAATCTAGGTGTAGCTGAATCATTAGAAATGATCCGTGAAGAGATTCTTAGAAAACATGGAGTTGAATTAGACAGCCGCCGTGATGTCGTGGATATCATTACAAGGAAAAATGATCGACATCACATCATGGTTAAAGGAAGCCGTACTAACGTACATGATATTACGGACCGTATTCTTCTTGAACTTGCTAAGAAGCAGTATCGTTTCCTAAGAAATGTGTGGCAGAGAAACTCTCAATCAGAGATCTGTTACTTTGTGGGCGGAGGCTCCGCGGTTCTGAAGGATTACATCAAGTCACTTAACAACAAACTGGATGGTTTCAATATTGAATTCTTTGAAGATGAAGAAGAGAGCATCTGGATGATGGCGAATGCTTACTACAAATTGATTTCTGATTTCATCCGTAAAAACGAGAAAAAGAACCACGGCAAAAATCAAGAACAAGGTAAAAAAGTAGAACAAAAAACCGGCTCATCCAAATAA
- a CDS encoding S8 family peptidase, giving the protein MSEMKLIPYRTEQILQEAEEFPKGVKLVEAESLWERTSQGKGSVVAVIDTGCQMDHPDLENRILGGYNFTDDYEGDETNYDDNNGHGTHVAGTIAAIDNKKGVIGVAPQADLLILKVLSGEGSGQYDWIINAIEYAINWEGPQGERVRVISMSLGGPDDAKEMHEVVQKAVNQGISVVCAAGNEGDGRENTYEYAYPGCYNEVIQVGAIDNQRAIADFTNTNDEIDLVAPGVDVLSTYIGGKYARLSGTSMSTPHVAGGLALIIPLVESQFQRSMSEPEIFSQLIKRTLPLGYSKAAEGNGLLMLSLTDKLEELFSTYTTAIN; this is encoded by the coding sequence ATGAGTGAAATGAAGTTAATCCCATACCGTACCGAACAGATCCTGCAGGAAGCAGAAGAGTTTCCAAAAGGTGTGAAGTTGGTGGAGGCAGAGAGTTTATGGGAAAGAACCAGTCAGGGAAAAGGGAGCGTCGTAGCTGTCATCGACACAGGCTGTCAAATGGACCATCCAGACCTTGAGAACCGCATTCTAGGTGGTTATAACTTTACAGATGACTATGAAGGTGATGAGACGAATTACGATGACAATAATGGCCACGGCACTCATGTGGCCGGAACAATCGCTGCCATAGATAACAAGAAAGGTGTAATTGGAGTGGCTCCGCAGGCTGATTTATTAATCCTTAAAGTACTCTCTGGAGAGGGGAGTGGACAGTACGATTGGATTATAAATGCTATTGAATACGCAATTAACTGGGAAGGACCTCAAGGGGAACGTGTTAGAGTCATTTCTATGTCTCTTGGCGGACCTGATGATGCTAAAGAAATGCATGAGGTTGTCCAAAAAGCTGTTAATCAGGGTATTTCTGTCGTATGTGCTGCAGGAAATGAGGGAGATGGACGCGAAAACACTTATGAATATGCCTATCCAGGCTGCTATAATGAAGTCATACAAGTGGGCGCAATTGATAATCAGAGGGCCATTGCTGACTTTACTAACACCAATGATGAGATTGATCTGGTAGCCCCGGGAGTTGATGTTCTCTCTACCTATATAGGAGGAAAATACGCTCGTCTTTCCGGAACCTCCATGTCTACACCACATGTGGCTGGTGGATTGGCCCTCATTATTCCTCTTGTAGAATCTCAATTTCAACGCTCCATGTCCGAGCCGGAAATATTTTCGCAGTTAATCAAACGGACTCTACCTCTCGGCTACTCTAAAGCTGCTGAAGGTAATGGATTATTAATGCTCTCTCTTACAGATAAACTAGAAGAACTTTTTTCTACCTACACTACCGCTATAAATTAA
- a CDS encoding murein hydrolase activator EnvC family protein, producing the protein MKFKFTVALLIATLVLAGLSSGTSPVFAESYEEQIEKSKEQVEENEDQLEENKDSQSDNESEKQEKQEQIDKLKEDQEQLNQEIERLDKQMMETTEKIDKKEEEVEQTRENIEQLKEDITELEKRIAERDELLKDRVKSMYQNGGAIDYLDVLMGAESFGNFLERIMSLNTIAEQDREILEQHKADKEAVESKKAEVEEELTSLEEKLSELESLKRDLDSQKEDKNELMKSLELEEEELHAYVMDLEEENETLAAQEAAIKKEIERAEKAAEEAEQKAAEEKARKEAARKAAAEKARKEAEEAARKAAQDRADEKAAEEAEEAERKAEEEEKKAEEEAEKEAEEDKKATSSSSGSSAKFAWPASAGTTSEYGMRFHPIHNESRLHSGIDLAKSGTVPIRAAADGTVIRAGYSSSYGNNVFITHRIDGKTYTTVYAHLRSTPAVSAGESVSQGDFLGNMGSTGNSTGQHLHFEIHIGSWNPSRSNSVDPRRFLP; encoded by the coding sequence TTGAAGTTTAAGTTTACAGTTGCACTCCTGATCGCCACGCTTGTACTTGCCGGCTTATCGTCCGGAACGAGCCCAGTTTTCGCAGAATCGTATGAAGAACAAATCGAAAAAAGTAAAGAGCAAGTAGAGGAAAATGAGGATCAGCTAGAAGAAAACAAAGACAGCCAATCAGACAATGAATCTGAGAAACAGGAAAAACAGGAACAAATTGACAAACTTAAAGAAGACCAGGAACAATTGAACCAGGAAATTGAGCGCCTGGACAAACAGATGATGGAGACGACTGAGAAAATAGATAAAAAAGAAGAAGAAGTAGAGCAAACAAGAGAGAACATCGAACAGTTGAAAGAAGATATTACTGAACTGGAAAAGCGAATCGCTGAACGGGACGAGCTTCTAAAAGATCGTGTGAAGTCCATGTACCAGAATGGAGGAGCCATTGATTACTTAGACGTACTTATGGGAGCAGAAAGCTTCGGTAACTTCCTCGAAAGAATCATGAGCTTAAATACCATTGCCGAACAGGATAGGGAAATACTTGAACAGCATAAAGCCGATAAAGAAGCTGTTGAAAGCAAAAAGGCAGAGGTGGAAGAAGAATTAACCTCTCTTGAAGAAAAACTTTCTGAACTGGAATCATTAAAGCGTGACCTGGACAGCCAGAAGGAAGATAAAAATGAGCTGATGAAGTCACTTGAATTGGAAGAAGAAGAACTTCACGCTTATGTGATGGACTTAGAAGAAGAGAATGAAACACTTGCCGCACAGGAAGCAGCGATCAAGAAAGAAATCGAACGTGCCGAGAAGGCAGCCGAAGAAGCTGAACAAAAAGCAGCGGAAGAAAAAGCACGTAAAGAAGCAGCTAGAAAAGCCGCAGCTGAAAAAGCAAGAAAAGAAGCTGAGGAAGCCGCCAGAAAAGCTGCCCAGGATCGTGCCGATGAAAAAGCTGCTGAAGAAGCAGAAGAAGCTGAACGAAAAGCCGAAGAAGAAGAGAAGAAAGCAGAAGAGGAAGCTGAAAAAGAAGCAGAAGAAGATAAAAAAGCAACTTCCAGCTCTTCAGGCAGCAGTGCCAAGTTCGCCTGGCCTGCATCCGCCGGAACAACATCCGAATACGGAATGAGGTTCCATCCGATTCATAACGAAAGCCGCCTACACTCCGGTATTGATCTAGCTAAGAGCGGAACTGTACCTATAAGGGCTGCAGCCGATGGAACAGTCATACGTGCCGGTTATTCATCCAGTTACGGGAATAATGTATTTATTACTCACCGTATCGATGGCAAGACGTACACGACTGTATATGCCCATCTGAGATCCACTCCGGCTGTGTCGGCAGGAGAGTCTGTATCGCAAGGCGATTTCCTGGGTAATATGGGAAGCACAGGGAACTCAACAGGGCAGCATCTACACTTTGAGATTCATATCGGTTCCTGGAATCCAAGCCGGTCTAATTCAGTGGATCCACGCCGTTTCCTGCCATAA
- the ftsX gene encoding permease-like cell division protein FtsX, which produces MKLKTFGRHGKEGVKNITRNRWMSLASISAVTVTLLLVGVFAALLLNLNHIGSQIEENVEVRVFMDLTLEEPGQNELKDKLQNIPEVDTVTFQSKEEGLEKLIDSLGEEGEVFESLKDENPLNDVYIVKTKNPEDTIQVAQSIKSFENVEKVEYAKETVQRLFNVMDLARNIGLAIIAGLLFTAMFLIANTIRITIVARRKEIGIMKMVGATNWFIRWPFLVEGILIGMLGSAIPIAVVVFGYRYLFQEVTTRYPTLFVELLPVYPFIWKVSILLILMGVIIGLWGSFTSIRKYLKV; this is translated from the coding sequence ATGAAACTTAAGACATTTGGACGACATGGTAAAGAGGGCGTAAAGAATATTACGAGAAACCGCTGGATGTCCTTAGCTTCTATATCAGCTGTAACGGTTACGCTGCTGCTGGTAGGAGTCTTCGCTGCATTACTCCTTAATTTGAACCATATAGGCTCTCAAATCGAAGAAAACGTAGAAGTCCGTGTCTTTATGGACTTAACACTTGAAGAGCCGGGTCAAAATGAACTAAAAGATAAACTGCAAAACATCCCCGAAGTGGACACCGTTACCTTTCAATCCAAGGAAGAAGGACTGGAAAAGTTAATCGACAGTCTGGGAGAAGAAGGAGAAGTATTTGAATCCCTTAAAGATGAGAACCCGCTAAATGATGTGTACATCGTCAAAACAAAAAATCCTGAAGACACCATTCAAGTGGCTCAGTCTATTAAGTCATTCGAAAACGTTGAGAAGGTGGAATATGCCAAAGAAACCGTTCAACGGCTTTTTAATGTGATGGATTTAGCTCGTAATATTGGGCTTGCCATAATCGCAGGTCTGTTGTTCACAGCCATGTTCCTCATTGCGAATACCATCCGTATTACCATTGTGGCACGAAGAAAAGAAATCGGAATTATGAAAATGGTAGGAGCAACCAACTGGTTTATTCGCTGGCCATTTTTAGTAGAAGGCATCTTAATTGGTATGCTAGGATCTGCTATTCCAATCGCTGTCGTAGTCTTTGGATATAGATACTTGTTCCAGGAAGTTACGACCCGATATCCGACACTATTCGTTGAATTACTCCCTGTCTACCCGTTTATATGGAAAGTATCCATTTTGCTCATTTTAATGGGTGTCATTATCGGATTATGGGGAAGCTTTACGTCTATTAGAAAATATCTGAAAGTTTAA
- the cuyB gene encoding cysteate racemase, with protein sequence MNDKLIGILGGMGPEATAECYLKIIRATSARKDQEHFRVIIDSNAKIPDRTEAISGRGENPVPEMIHAAKNLEKLDVEVACIPCMTAHYFIEDVQKEVSYPLLNAFLELKKFIRSFYPDISKIGVLATTGTLETGLFEKYLDHLDIVYPTPVTQNEKVMKSIYGENGIKSGNTDGEPLQLLKDASQELLDNGAQLIISGCTEIGLVLRPYHLPVPLVDPMEVVANVVVKESVYQQS encoded by the coding sequence ATGAACGACAAACTAATCGGTATACTTGGAGGCATGGGGCCTGAGGCCACGGCTGAATGTTATCTGAAAATCATCCGAGCAACCAGTGCCAGAAAGGATCAGGAACATTTCCGCGTCATTATCGACAGCAATGCAAAGATCCCTGACCGCACAGAAGCCATTTCCGGAAGAGGCGAGAACCCGGTACCCGAAATGATCCACGCAGCTAAGAATTTAGAAAAGCTGGACGTTGAGGTAGCCTGTATTCCGTGTATGACCGCCCATTATTTCATAGAAGACGTACAAAAAGAGGTTTCGTATCCATTACTGAATGCTTTTTTAGAGTTGAAAAAGTTTATTCGCAGTTTCTATCCGGATATTTCTAAAATTGGAGTTCTTGCTACGACGGGTACATTAGAGACCGGTCTTTTTGAAAAGTATCTCGATCACCTGGATATTGTCTATCCAACACCCGTGACGCAAAATGAAAAGGTCATGAAGTCCATTTATGGTGAAAATGGCATAAAGAGCGGGAATACGGATGGAGAGCCACTCCAGCTTCTGAAAGACGCTTCTCAGGAACTTCTGGATAACGGCGCCCAATTAATCATATCAGGGTGTACGGAGATTGGTCTGGTACTGAGACCTTATCACCTCCCCGTACCGCTCGTGGATCCGATGGAAGTAGTAGCTAATGTCGTTGTAAAAGAATCTGTGTATCAACAATCTTAA
- a CDS encoding Mur ligase family protein — MAKLYELLKSIQVLDAWNEQELDIHGLAYNSRKVKQGDIFVCIKGFKTDGHAYILEAISNGATAIVVEDYQEGWNDIPQFRVEDSRQALAALSDAFYHHPSQSMKTIGITATNGKTSTSFMTDAILEEHGVKTGLIGTVVVKFGDYSEPTKLTTPESLDLHHYFAQMRDQDVSHVTMEVSSSALDLKRVGSVDFDIVTLNNISREHIDLHGSFEEYFNAKASLIREAGADKWAILNLDDPYSASLVDETKAQLLTLSVETGDGDLICKNLDLSTGRAKFTVEVRKPIYVGEAPIEPQEFDIELSTPGYHSVYNSMVAIAAGLLSEVPIPTIQKGLKSFGGVERRFEMVFEDDFKILDDHFANYGNINVTLSTLQQMEYNQLKLVYAIRGSRGVTVNRENAKAIVEWAPKLGIKEVIATLSESHVTEKDQVTNEELRVFQEMMNDAGIQVHLYKELDDAVRHALSEAGTDDVVLLAGCQGMDPGAKIALEQLNKARPEIDEEELFKPLKNRVAGIL; from the coding sequence ATGGCTAAACTATATGAATTGCTGAAATCCATTCAAGTTTTAGATGCTTGGAATGAGCAGGAGCTGGATATTCATGGACTGGCTTATAACTCCAGAAAAGTGAAGCAGGGAGACATTTTTGTATGTATTAAAGGGTTTAAAACGGATGGGCATGCGTATATATTAGAAGCTATATCTAATGGAGCGACAGCCATTGTGGTCGAGGATTATCAAGAAGGATGGAATGACATTCCTCAGTTTCGCGTAGAGGATAGCCGTCAGGCGCTTGCCGCGCTGAGCGACGCTTTCTATCATCATCCGTCCCAATCGATGAAAACGATCGGCATTACCGCAACCAATGGGAAAACCTCTACATCCTTTATGACCGATGCGATCCTGGAAGAGCATGGAGTCAAAACAGGGCTCATAGGAACAGTAGTCGTTAAATTCGGTGACTACTCCGAGCCGACGAAACTGACGACACCGGAATCGCTGGATCTCCATCACTACTTTGCCCAAATGAGGGACCAGGACGTCTCTCACGTAACGATGGAAGTTTCTTCTTCCGCCCTCGATTTAAAAAGGGTAGGGAGCGTGGATTTCGATATTGTAACGCTGAATAATATCAGCCGCGAGCATATCGATCTGCACGGCTCCTTTGAGGAGTACTTTAATGCTAAAGCAAGTCTTATCAGAGAAGCTGGCGCTGATAAATGGGCCATCCTGAACCTGGATGATCCATATTCGGCTTCTCTTGTAGATGAAACGAAAGCACAATTGCTCACGCTTAGTGTGGAAACGGGTGATGGGGATCTTATTTGTAAGAACCTTGACTTGTCTACCGGGCGTGCGAAATTTACAGTTGAAGTCAGAAAGCCGATATATGTAGGAGAGGCACCAATTGAGCCTCAGGAATTTGATATTGAATTATCGACTCCTGGTTACCATTCCGTTTATAACTCAATGGTGGCTATTGCAGCAGGATTACTGAGTGAGGTACCGATTCCAACGATTCAAAAAGGGCTGAAGTCCTTTGGAGGCGTGGAACGCCGTTTTGAAATGGTATTTGAAGATGACTTTAAAATTTTAGATGACCATTTTGCTAACTACGGCAATATTAACGTTACCTTAAGCACATTGCAGCAGATGGAGTATAACCAATTGAAGCTCGTTTATGCGATCCGCGGCAGCCGTGGTGTAACGGTAAACCGTGAGAATGCAAAAGCGATTGTGGAATGGGCTCCAAAGCTCGGAATTAAGGAAGTAATCGCGACACTCAGCGAGTCCCATGTCACAGAAAAAGACCAGGTCACCAATGAGGAACTGCGGGTCTTCCAGGAAATGATGAATGATGCAGGTATCCAGGTGCATTTATATAAAGAGTTGGACGACGCTGTCCGCCACGCTTTATCAGAAGCAGGAACAGACGATGTTGTACTCTTAGCTGGATGTCAGGGCATGGACCCAGGAGCAAAAATCGCGCTTGAGCAACTAAACAAAGCGAGACCAGAAATAGATGAAGAAGAATTATTCAAGCCGCTGAAAAACAGAGTGGCAGGAATCTTATAG
- a CDS encoding carboxylate--amine ligase: MDNKAVVLGANYYIGLSTIRCLGIHDVHVAAVDYSWEGAYGLESKYVSEALIAPHYKKDPEGLLSFLIDYSKQQSKTPVLIPTADPYVEFVDEHLMELREHFLIPQKEQGLYTKIMDKGTLHTLASEHGVAVPETVHIDEENFLQKVEEKIQFPCLVKPVDSPAFVSKFRRKLFKVFTEEELLEKVNMAKEENIEVIVQRIIPGFDDHMYTFDAYLNQYSEVTHWVTCQKLRQFPVNYGASVYTQQKYVPELYDLGKKFLEGIQYKGFAEIEFKKDEQTGQFYLIEINVRITNLNSLLYKTGINMPYITYRELTGNPVEPKAVEKDMNLVFWYAYEDLLAVREYVKTGQLSIQKVLASYFRPKAHAIWDAKDPKPAFAFGKKMAGLVAGKVRKTS; this comes from the coding sequence ATGGATAATAAAGCGGTTGTTTTAGGTGCGAATTATTATATAGGATTGAGTACAATCCGCTGCTTAGGCATTCACGATGTGCACGTAGCGGCTGTCGATTATTCGTGGGAAGGGGCTTATGGACTTGAGTCCAAGTATGTCTCTGAAGCGTTAATCGCTCCTCATTATAAAAAGGATCCAGAAGGACTTCTTTCCTTTTTGATTGATTACTCCAAACAGCAGAGCAAGACTCCTGTTCTTATTCCTACAGCTGATCCTTACGTAGAGTTTGTAGACGAGCATTTAATGGAATTACGGGAACATTTCCTTATTCCCCAAAAAGAACAAGGACTATATACTAAAATAATGGACAAAGGTACGTTGCATACGCTCGCTTCCGAGCACGGGGTAGCGGTTCCTGAAACCGTTCATATTGATGAAGAGAACTTTTTACAAAAAGTAGAGGAAAAGATTCAATTTCCGTGTCTCGTTAAACCGGTCGATTCTCCTGCTTTTGTGTCCAAGTTTAGAAGGAAGCTGTTTAAAGTCTTTACGGAAGAAGAGCTTCTGGAAAAGGTCAATATGGCTAAAGAAGAAAATATCGAAGTGATTGTACAGCGGATTATTCCTGGCTTCGATGATCATATGTACACCTTCGACGCCTACTTAAATCAGTATTCAGAGGTTACACACTGGGTCACTTGCCAAAAACTTCGTCAATTCCCTGTGAACTACGGGGCCTCGGTTTACACCCAGCAGAAATATGTCCCGGAACTGTATGACCTTGGGAAGAAGTTTCTTGAAGGCATCCAATATAAAGGATTTGCAGAAATTGAATTTAAAAAAGATGAACAAACTGGACAATTCTATTTAATTGAAATTAATGTCCGAATTACGAACTTAAACAGCCTGTTATATAAAACGGGAATCAACATGCCTTATATTACTTACAGGGAGCTTACCGGGAACCCGGTCGAGCCAAAAGCCGTTGAGAAAGACATGAATCTGGTCTTCTGGTATGCTTACGAAGATTTACTGGCCGTACGTGAATACGTTAAAACGGGACAGCTCTCCATTCAAAAAGTACTGGCATCTTATTTCCGTCCAAAGGCCCATGCGATATGGGATGCAAAAGATCCAAAACCCGCTTTTGCATTCGGAAAGAAAATGGCAGGTCTAGTGGCTGGAAAAGTACGGAAAACAAGCTGA
- a CDS encoding GrpB family protein: MREPAGKCRNCDTLIYCSGGFLEGVVNNDQTLCCFTCANQTSTEKPTVSLRSYHPEWPVLFEQEQELIAESLGENALGIEHIGSTAIPGLQAKPIIDIMAGIRSLASYDSYIPHLSAIGYMYVPKPELVERRFFKKKKETQTFHLHLCEFGGKEWEEKLLFRDYLRQHPEAMEEYNSLKQTLAIRYQKDRPSYTKSKEPFISSIIQKAKKK; this comes from the coding sequence ATGAGAGAGCCAGCAGGCAAGTGCCGCAACTGTGATACGTTAATTTATTGTTCAGGTGGATTTTTGGAAGGAGTGGTGAACAATGATCAGACCCTTTGCTGTTTTACTTGTGCAAACCAGACATCCACAGAAAAACCAACGGTCTCATTACGTTCCTATCATCCAGAATGGCCCGTATTATTCGAACAGGAACAAGAGTTGATAGCAGAATCTTTGGGTGAAAATGCTCTTGGAATTGAACATATAGGCAGCACTGCCATCCCCGGGTTACAAGCTAAGCCTATTATTGACATTATGGCAGGGATCAGGTCTCTGGCCTCTTACGATTCATACATACCGCATTTATCAGCCATTGGATATATGTACGTCCCTAAGCCGGAACTTGTGGAGCGTCGTTTTTTCAAGAAGAAAAAGGAAACGCAGACATTTCATTTACACCTTTGTGAATTTGGCGGGAAGGAATGGGAAGAAAAACTTCTGTTTCGGGATTACCTGCGCCAGCATCCGGAAGCGATGGAAGAATATAATTCCCTTAAACAGACACTAGCCATTCGCTATCAAAAAGACCGGCCTTCCTATACGAAAAGTAAGGAACCCTTTATTTCATCCATCATTCAGAAAGCTAAAAAAAAATAA